A genomic stretch from Jatrophihabitans sp. includes:
- a CDS encoding zinc-dependent alcohol dehydrogenase encodes MKALCWAGVDELSLETVPDPRLLNAHDAIVKVRFSAVCGSDLHVLGGYLPTMRPGDVLGHEFMGEVVEVGSAVSRRRVGDRVVVCSFISCGHCWFCQNQLFSLCDNSNPNPAVSESLWGQAPSGCYGYSHALGGFAGSHADYIRVPYADQGMFPIPDEVDDLTALFASDAAPTGWMGADLGGVRPGDVVAVWGAGAVGQLAAQAATLLGAAEVIVIDGLAERLDQAGAQPGAQLIDFRTSDVSAELRERTGGRGPDVCIEAVGMVSGGPSPLYGYDQFKQQRRLGTDRPLAVREAIFNCRKGGSVFVLGVFGGVVDKFPLGAIMNKGLTLRSAQQHGHRYIPMLLQRMARGELQTRHLATHVMPLAKAVNGYDLFKNRKDGCVRAVFEPDR; translated from the coding sequence GTGAAGGCGCTGTGCTGGGCCGGTGTCGATGAGCTGTCGCTCGAGACGGTTCCGGATCCGCGACTGCTCAACGCTCACGACGCCATCGTCAAGGTACGGTTCAGCGCGGTCTGCGGTTCGGACCTGCACGTGCTGGGCGGCTATCTGCCCACCATGCGCCCTGGCGACGTGCTGGGCCACGAGTTCATGGGCGAGGTCGTCGAGGTCGGCTCTGCCGTGAGCCGCCGCCGGGTCGGTGACCGGGTGGTGGTCTGCTCGTTCATCAGCTGCGGCCACTGCTGGTTCTGTCAGAATCAGCTTTTTTCCTTGTGCGATAACAGTAATCCCAACCCGGCAGTGTCTGAGAGCCTGTGGGGACAGGCGCCCAGCGGTTGCTACGGCTACTCGCATGCGCTCGGTGGCTTCGCCGGCAGCCACGCCGACTACATCCGGGTTCCCTACGCCGATCAGGGGATGTTCCCGATCCCGGACGAGGTCGATGACCTGACCGCGCTGTTCGCCTCGGACGCCGCGCCCACCGGTTGGATGGGAGCTGACCTGGGCGGGGTCCGACCCGGCGATGTGGTGGCGGTCTGGGGTGCCGGAGCGGTGGGGCAACTCGCCGCCCAGGCCGCGACGTTGCTCGGCGCGGCCGAGGTCATCGTCATCGACGGCCTGGCTGAGCGGCTGGACCAGGCCGGCGCCCAGCCGGGCGCGCAACTCATCGACTTTCGCACCAGCGACGTCTCGGCCGAACTGCGGGAGCGGACCGGCGGCCGCGGTCCCGACGTCTGCATCGAAGCGGTCGGAATGGTCTCGGGCGGCCCGTCGCCGCTGTACGGCTATGACCAGTTCAAGCAGCAGCGACGGCTGGGCACCGACCGTCCGCTGGCGGTGCGGGAGGCGATCTTCAACTGCCGAAAGGGTGGCAGCGTCTTCGTGCTCGGCGTGTTCGGCGGCGTGGTCGACAAGTTCCCGCTGGGCGCCATCATGAACAAGGGGCTGACCCTGCGCAGCGCCCAGCAGCACGGCCACCGCTACATCCCGATGCTGCTGCAGCGAATGGCCCGCGGTGAGCTGCAGACGCGGCACCTGGCCACCCACGTGATGCCGCTGGCCAAGGCCGTGAACGGCTACGACCTGTTCAAGAACCGTAAGGACGGTTGCGTCCGGGCGGTGTTCGAACCCGATAGGTGA
- a CDS encoding uracil-DNA glycosylase yields MTSQGPARVASLPELDAAVAGCRACPRLVRWREEVALTKRAAYRDWDYWGRPVPGFGPADAAMAIVGLAPAAHGGNRTGRMFTGDRSGDVLYAALHEVGLASQATSVAAGDGMRLYGVRITAPVHCAPPDNRPTPAERDTCRAWLSRELQLLRPTLRSVVVLGGFGWQALLPVLAASSWRMPRPLPVFGHGAMVRLPATDSGPALSLFGCYHVSQQNTFTGRLTPAMLRQVLAAAATEAGLLP; encoded by the coding sequence ATGACGAGCCAGGGCCCGGCGCGGGTCGCCTCCCTGCCCGAACTTGACGCCGCGGTCGCCGGTTGCCGGGCCTGCCCGCGGCTCGTTCGATGGCGCGAGGAGGTGGCGCTGACCAAGCGCGCCGCCTATCGGGACTGGGACTACTGGGGACGGCCGGTCCCGGGCTTCGGGCCGGCGGACGCGGCGATGGCGATCGTCGGGCTGGCGCCGGCCGCGCACGGGGGCAACCGGACCGGTCGGATGTTCACCGGGGACCGTTCCGGCGACGTGCTCTACGCCGCGCTGCACGAGGTGGGTCTGGCCTCGCAGGCGACCTCGGTGGCAGCCGGGGACGGCATGCGGTTGTACGGCGTGCGGATCACTGCTCCGGTGCACTGCGCGCCCCCGGATAACCGGCCCACCCCCGCCGAGCGGGACACCTGCCGGGCGTGGCTGTCGCGCGAGCTGCAGCTGCTGCGCCCGACGCTGCGCTCGGTGGTGGTGCTGGGCGGGTTCGGTTGGCAGGCGCTGCTTCCGGTGCTGGCGGCGTCGTCCTGGCGGATGCCCCGGCCGCTACCGGTGTTCGGCCACGGCGCGATGGTGCGGTTGCCGGCCACCGATTCCGGGCCGGCGCTGAGCCTGTTCGGCTGTTATCACGTCAGTCAGCAGAACACCTTCACCGGACGGCTGACGCCGGCGATGTTGCGGCAGGTGTTGGCTGCCGCCGCGACGGAGGCGGGGCTGCTGCCGTGA